A region of Chelonoidis abingdonii isolate Lonesome George chromosome 8, CheloAbing_2.0, whole genome shotgun sequence DNA encodes the following proteins:
- the NOX1 gene encoding NADPH oxidase 1 codes for MLILLPVCRNLLSFLRGTCSCCRRTMRKQLDHNLTFHKLVAYAIALFTAVHIIAHLCNFEWYNDSQQAADGSLSSILSNLHQDEESNKWLNSIHTNSTTPAYVTFTTIPGLTGVIITVALILMVTSSMEFIRRSSFEVFWYTHHLFIIYFAGLVIHGIAGLVRGQTAENLNKHNPEHCVQDPTHWGRNNTDSHCEEPEFESIPAESWQWVLTPILLYVFERVLRFWRSRQRVVVTKAVVHPSKVLELQMHKKGFSMEVGQYIFINCPSVSHLEWHPFTLTSAPEEDDFSVHIQAAGDWTENLIDTFQQQKPKTPRINVDGPFGTASEDVFQYEVAMLVGAGIGVTPFASVLKSIWYKFQHADQHLKTKKIYFYWLCRDTGAFAWFNDLLASLEQEMEKSGKTGFLNYRLFLTGWDNSVAGQAAFNFDNDTDVVTGLKQKTSFGRPMWSNMFSAVATAHPRSVVGVFLCGPQALAKSLQKCCHQYSSLDPRKVKFYFNKENF; via the exons ATGCTGATCCTGTTACCAGTGTGTCGCAACCTGCTCTCCTTCCTGAGGGGCACCTGCTCG tGTTGCAGGCGCACAATGAGGAAGCAGCTAGATCACAACCTCACCTTCCACAAGCTTGTGGCCTATGCGATTGCTCTGTTCACAG CTGTTCACATCATCGCCCACCTGTGTAACTTTGAGTGGTACAATGACAGCCAGCAAGCTGCGGATGGGAGCCTCTCCTCCATCCTCTCCAACCTGCACCAAGATGAGGAGAGTAACAAGTGGCTAAACTCCATCCACACCAACAGCACG ACTCCAGCATATGTAACATTCACTACTATCCCGGGCCTGACAGGCGTGATCATTACTGTGGCGCTGATCCTCATGGTCACCTCCTCCATGGAGTTCATCCGCAGGAGCTCTTTTGAGGTCTTCTGGTACACACACCATCTCTTCATCATCTACTTCGCCGGTCTTGTTATCCATGGCATCGC TGGTCTTGTTCGTGGGCAGACAGCAGAGAACTTGAATAAGCACAACCCCGAGCACTGTGTGCAGGACCCTACACACTGGGGAAGAAACAACACAGATTCCCACTGTGAAGAGCCCGAGTTTGAGAGCATCCCAGCTGAG TCCTGGCAGTGGGTGCTGACCCCAATCCTTCTCTATGTCTTTGAGCGGGTCTTACGCTTTTGGCGGTCTCGACAGAGGGTCGTTGTTACAAAG GCTGTCGTACACCCATCAAAAGTGTTAGAACTACAGATGCACAAGAAGGGCTTCAGCATGGAAGTGGGCCAGTATATTTTCATCAATTGCCCCTCTGTCTCGCACCTGGAGTGGCATCCTTTCACCCTGACCTCTGCACCAGAAGAAGACGACTTCTCTGTCCACATCCAggcagcaggggactggacagaGAATCTTATTGATACCtttcagcagcagaaaccaaagacACCCAG GATAAACGTGGATGGCCCCTTTGGCACAGCCAGTGAAGATGTATTCCAGTATGAGGTTGCTATGCTGGTGGGAGCAGGGATCGGGGTCACGCCCTTTGCCTCTGTACTGAAATCAATCTGGTACAAGTTCCAGCATGCAGACCAGCATCTCAAAACCAAAAAG ATCTACTTCTACTGGCTCTGCCGGGATACAGGTGCATTTGCCTGGTTCAATGACCTGCTCGCCTCCCTGGAGCAAGAGATGGAGAAATCTGGCAAAACAGGTTTCCTGAACTACAGACTCTTCCTCACAGGCTGGGACAACAGTGTT GCTGGCCAAGCAGCTTTCAACTTTGATAACGACACGGATGTGGTGACAGGTCTCAAACAGAAAACCTCCTTTGGGAGACCCATGTGGAGCAATATGTTCTCTGCAGTGGCAACTGCCCACCCCAG GTCTGTAGTGGGGGTGTTCCTCTGTGGGCCTCAAGCTTTGGCAAAGAGCCTGCAGAAGTGCTGCCATCAGTACTCCAGCCTGGACCCTAGGAAAGTCAAATTCTACTTCAACAAGGAGAACTTCTAA
- the CSTF2 gene encoding cleavage stimulation factor subunit 2 isoform X4, whose amino-acid sequence MAGLAVRDPAVDRSLRSVFVGNIPYEATEEQLKDIFSEVGPVVSFRLVYDRETGKPKGYGFCEYQDQETALSAMRNLNGREFSGRALRVDNAASEKNKEELKSLGTGAPIIESPYGDPINPEDAPESISRAVASLPPEQMFELMKQMKLCVQNSPQEARNMLLQNPQLAYALLQAQVVMRIVDPEIALKILHRQTSVPPLIPGNPQPVPGPGPGPGPGPGPGPNAQMNQQNPPSSQPQPIGGIHVNGAPPLMQPPMQGGVPAPGQMPASVAGPGPGPLAPGGGMQPQVGMPGGGPVPLERGQGNLQLSPVGPARPASIERVQVPMPDPRAPMQRGPLPASGPPPRGLLGDAPNDPRGGTLLSVTGEVEPRGYLGPPHQGPPMHHMPGHDNRGPPPHEMRGGPMGEPRPLMGEPRGPLMDARGGRDPRGMEPRGMEPRGMEPRGMEPRGMEPRGMEPRGMEPRGMEPRGMEPRGMEPRGMEPRGMEPRGMEPRGMEPRGMEPRGMEPRGMDARGMEPRGMEPRGPGPNPRGPMPGGIQGPGPLNLGASGPQGPRQVPNMPGAGIQGGGMPGAGIQAGAMPGAVVQGAGQPGGFSPGQNQVTPQDHEKAALIMQVLQLTADQIAMLPPEQRQSILILKEQIQKSTGAP is encoded by the exons TGGGGAATATCCCATATGAAGCCACAGAAGAGCAGCTAAAGGACATTTTCTCAGAGGTCGGACCTGTTGTCAGTTTCAG GTTGGTGTATGACAGAGAGACAGGCAAACCAAAGGGATATGGCTTTTGTGAGTACCAAGACCAGGAGACAGCGCTCAGCGCCATGCGGAACCTGAATGGGCGTGAGTTCAGCGGGAGGGCACTGCGTGTGGACAATGCAGCCAGCGAGAAGAATAAGGAGGAACTGAAGA GCTTGGGCACAGGTGCCCCTATCATAGAGTCACCATATGGAGACCCTATAAATCCTGAAGATGCCCCCGAGTCTATCAGCAGGGCAGTTGCCAGCCTGCCACCTGAGCAGATGTTTGAGCTGATGAAGCAGATGAAG TTGTGTGTGCAGAACAGCCCTCAGGAGGCACGGAACATGCTGCTCCAGAACCCTCAGCTGGCATATGCCCTGCTCCAGGCCCAAGTGGTGATGAGGATCGTCGATCCAGAGATCGCTCTG AAAATTCTGCATCGTCAGACCAGCGTTCCACCTCTGATTCCAGGCAACCCACAGCCAGTTCCAGGGCCCGGGCCTGGGCCTGGACCCGGGCCTGGTCCAGGTCCTAATGCACAGATGAACCAGCAGAATCCCCCATCGTCCCAGCCACAGCCCATA ggtgGCATTCATGTAAATGGAGCTCCTCCTCTGATGCAGCCTCCTATGCAGGGTGGAGTGCCAGCCCCAGGTCAGATGCCAGCCTCCGTAGCCGGCCCAGGTCCTGGCCCCTTGGCTCCTGGAG GTGGAATGCAGCCTCAGGTCGGGATGCCAGGAGGTGGACCAGTGCCCTTGGAACGTGGACAAG GAAACCTGCAGCTCTCGCCCGTGGGACCTGCCAGGCCTGCATCTATTGAGCGAGTTCAAG TGCCCATGCCGGACCCAAGGGCCCCTATGCAGCGTGGACCATTACCTGCTAGTGGCCCACCACCCCGGGGCCTTCTGGGAGATGCCCCAAATGACCCACGTGGAGGGACCCTGCTTTCAGTCACTGGAGAAGTGGAGCCCAG agGTTACCTTGGGCCACCCCACCAGGGTCCACCCATGCACCATATGCCCGGCCATGACAATCGTGGCCCACCCCCACATGAAATGAGGGGAGGACCAATGGGAGAACCCAGGCCACTGATGGGAGAACCTAGAGGGCCTTTGATGGATGCTCGAG GTGGAAGAGATCCCAGGGGCATGGAGCCCAGAGGGATGGAGCCCAGGGGCATGGAGCCCAGAGGGATGGAGCCCAGGGGCATGGAGCCCAGAGGGATGGAGCCCAGGGGCATGGAGCCCAGAGGGATGGAGCCCAGGGGCATGGAGCCCAGAGGGATGGAGCCCAGGGGCATGGAGCCAAGAGGGATGGAGCCTAGGGGCATGGAGCCTAGGGGCATGGAGCCCAGAGGGATGGAACCCAGAGGGATGGAGCCCAGAGGCATGGATGCCAGAGGAATGGAGCCCAGAGGGATGGAGCCCAGGGGTCCTGGCCCCAACCCAAGGGGCCCAATGCCTGGTGGAATTCAAGGACCTGGGCCACTTAACTTGGGAGCAAGTGGCCCTCAGGGACCTAGACAG GTTCCCAACATGCCAGGGGCAGGCATACAAGGAGGTGGTATGCCAGGGGCAGGCATACAAGCAGGAGCCATGCCAGGGGCAGTGGTACAAGGAGCTGGCCAGCCAGGAGGCTTTAGCCCTGGGCAGAACCAGGTCACTCCCCAAGATCATGAGAAG GCTGCCCTGATCATGCAGGTTCTCCAGCTGACTGCGGACCAGATCGCCATGTTGCCCCCAGAGCAGAGGCAAAGCATCCTTATCCTAAAGGAGCAGATCCAGAAATCCACTGGGGCTCCATGA
- the CSTF2 gene encoding cleavage stimulation factor subunit 2 isoform X5, producing MAGLAVRDPAVDRSLRSVFVGNIPYEATEEQLKDIFSEVGPVVSFRLVYDRETGKPKGYGFCEYQDQETALSAMRNLNGREFSGRALRVDNAASEKNKEELKSLGTGAPIIESPYGDPINPEDAPESISRAVASLPPEQMFELMKQMKLCVQNSPQEARNMLLQNPQLAYALLQAQVVMRIVDPEIALKILHRQTSVPPLIPGNPQPVPGPGPGPGPGPGPGPNAQMNQQNPPSSQPQPIGGIHVNGAPPLMQPPMQGGVPAPGQMPASVAGPGPGPLAPGGGMQPQVGMPGGGPVPLERGQVPMPDPRAPMQRGPLPASGPPPRGLLGDAPNDPRGGTLLSVTGEVEPRGYLGPPHQGPPMHHMPGHDNRGPPPHEMRGGPMGEPRPLMGEPRGPLMDARGGRDPRGMEPRGMEPRGMEPRGMEPRGMEPRGMEPRGMEPRGMEPRGMEPRGMEPRGMEPRGMEPRGMEPRGMEPRGMEPRGMEPRGMDARGMEPRGMEPRGPGPNPRGPMPGGIQGPGPLNLGASGPQGPRQVPNMPGAGIQGGGMPGAGIQAGAMPGAVVQGAGQPGGFSPGQNQVTPQDHEKAALIMQVLQLTADQIAMLPPEQRQSILILKEQIQKSTGAP from the exons TGGGGAATATCCCATATGAAGCCACAGAAGAGCAGCTAAAGGACATTTTCTCAGAGGTCGGACCTGTTGTCAGTTTCAG GTTGGTGTATGACAGAGAGACAGGCAAACCAAAGGGATATGGCTTTTGTGAGTACCAAGACCAGGAGACAGCGCTCAGCGCCATGCGGAACCTGAATGGGCGTGAGTTCAGCGGGAGGGCACTGCGTGTGGACAATGCAGCCAGCGAGAAGAATAAGGAGGAACTGAAGA GCTTGGGCACAGGTGCCCCTATCATAGAGTCACCATATGGAGACCCTATAAATCCTGAAGATGCCCCCGAGTCTATCAGCAGGGCAGTTGCCAGCCTGCCACCTGAGCAGATGTTTGAGCTGATGAAGCAGATGAAG TTGTGTGTGCAGAACAGCCCTCAGGAGGCACGGAACATGCTGCTCCAGAACCCTCAGCTGGCATATGCCCTGCTCCAGGCCCAAGTGGTGATGAGGATCGTCGATCCAGAGATCGCTCTG AAAATTCTGCATCGTCAGACCAGCGTTCCACCTCTGATTCCAGGCAACCCACAGCCAGTTCCAGGGCCCGGGCCTGGGCCTGGACCCGGGCCTGGTCCAGGTCCTAATGCACAGATGAACCAGCAGAATCCCCCATCGTCCCAGCCACAGCCCATA ggtgGCATTCATGTAAATGGAGCTCCTCCTCTGATGCAGCCTCCTATGCAGGGTGGAGTGCCAGCCCCAGGTCAGATGCCAGCCTCCGTAGCCGGCCCAGGTCCTGGCCCCTTGGCTCCTGGAG GTGGAATGCAGCCTCAGGTCGGGATGCCAGGAGGTGGACCAGTGCCCTTGGAACGTGGACAAG TGCCCATGCCGGACCCAAGGGCCCCTATGCAGCGTGGACCATTACCTGCTAGTGGCCCACCACCCCGGGGCCTTCTGGGAGATGCCCCAAATGACCCACGTGGAGGGACCCTGCTTTCAGTCACTGGAGAAGTGGAGCCCAG agGTTACCTTGGGCCACCCCACCAGGGTCCACCCATGCACCATATGCCCGGCCATGACAATCGTGGCCCACCCCCACATGAAATGAGGGGAGGACCAATGGGAGAACCCAGGCCACTGATGGGAGAACCTAGAGGGCCTTTGATGGATGCTCGAG GTGGAAGAGATCCCAGGGGCATGGAGCCCAGAGGGATGGAGCCCAGGGGCATGGAGCCCAGAGGGATGGAGCCCAGGGGCATGGAGCCCAGAGGGATGGAGCCCAGGGGCATGGAGCCCAGAGGGATGGAGCCCAGGGGCATGGAGCCCAGAGGGATGGAGCCCAGGGGCATGGAGCCAAGAGGGATGGAGCCTAGGGGCATGGAGCCTAGGGGCATGGAGCCCAGAGGGATGGAACCCAGAGGGATGGAGCCCAGAGGCATGGATGCCAGAGGAATGGAGCCCAGAGGGATGGAGCCCAGGGGTCCTGGCCCCAACCCAAGGGGCCCAATGCCTGGTGGAATTCAAGGACCTGGGCCACTTAACTTGGGAGCAAGTGGCCCTCAGGGACCTAGACAG GTTCCCAACATGCCAGGGGCAGGCATACAAGGAGGTGGTATGCCAGGGGCAGGCATACAAGCAGGAGCCATGCCAGGGGCAGTGGTACAAGGAGCTGGCCAGCCAGGAGGCTTTAGCCCTGGGCAGAACCAGGTCACTCCCCAAGATCATGAGAAG GCTGCCCTGATCATGCAGGTTCTCCAGCTGACTGCGGACCAGATCGCCATGTTGCCCCCAGAGCAGAGGCAAAGCATCCTTATCCTAAAGGAGCAGATCCAGAAATCCACTGGGGCTCCATGA